A stretch of the Macaca mulatta isolate MMU2019108-1 chromosome 14, T2T-MMU8v2.0, whole genome shotgun sequence genome encodes the following:
- the TRIM3 gene encoding tripartite motif-containing protein 3 isoform X1 — protein MAKREDSPGPEVQPMDKQFLVCSICLDRYQCPKVLPCLHTFCERCLQNYIPAQSLTLSCPVCRQTSILPEQGVSALQNNFFISSLMEAMQQASDGAHDPEDPHPLSAVAGRPLSCPNHEGKTMEFYCEACETAMCGECRAGEHREHGTVLLRDVVEQHKAALQRQLEAVRGRLPQLSAAIALVGGISQQLQERKAEALAQIGAAFEDLEQALQQRKQALVRDLETICGAKQKVLQTQLDTLRQGQEHIGSSCSFAEQALRLGSAPEVLLVRKHMRERLAALAAQAFPERPHENAQLELVLEVDGLRRSVLNLGALLTTSATAHETVATGEGLRQALVGQPASLTVTTKDKDGRLVRTGSAELRAEITGPDGTRLPVPVVDHKNGTYELVYTARTEGELLLSVLLYGQPVRGSPFRVRALRPGDLPPSPDDVKRRVKSPGGPGSHVRQKAVRRPSSMYSTGGKRKDNPIEDELVFRVGSRGREKGEFTNLQGVSAASSGRIVVADSNNQCIQVFSNEGQFKFRFGVRGRSPGQLQRPTGVAVDTNGDIIVADYDNRWVSIFSPEGKFKTKIGAGRLMGPKGVAVDRNGHIIVVDNKSCCVFTFQPNGKLVGRFGGRGATDRHFAGPHFVAVNNKNEIVVTDFHNHSVKVYSADGEFLFKFGSHGEGNGQFNAPTGVAVDSNGNIIVADWGNSRIQVFDSSGSFLSYINTSAEPLYGPQGLALTSDGHVVVADAGNHCFKAYRYLQ, from the exons GTGTCTCCAAAACTATATCCCTGCCCAGAGCCTGACACTATCCTGTCCAGTATGCCGGCAGACGTCCATCCTCCCAGAGCAGGGTGTCTCGGCACTGCAGAACAACTTCTTCATCAGTAGCCTCATGGAGGCAATGCAGCAGGCATCTGATGGGGCCCACGACCCGGAGGACCCCCACCCCCTCAGTGCAGTGGCTGGCCGCCCTCTCTCCTGCCCCAACCATGAAGGCAAG ACGATGGAGTTTTACTGTGAGGCCTGTGAGACGGCCATGTGTGGTGAGTGCCGTGCTGGGGAGCATCGTGAGCATGGCACAGTGCTGCTGAGGGATGTGGTGGAGCAGCACAAGGCAGCCCTGCAGCGCCAGCTTGAGGCTGTGCGTGGCCG ATTGCCACAGCTGTCTGCAGCAATTGCCTTAGTTGGGGGCATCAGCCAGCAGCTGCAGGAGCGCAAGGCAGAGGCCCTGGCCCAGATCGGTGCAGCCTTCGAAGACCTCGAGCAAGCACTGCAGCAGCGCAAGCAGGCTCTGGTCAGAGATCTGGAGACCATTTGTGGGGCCAAACAGAAG GTGTTGCAAACCCAGCTGGACACTCTGCGCCAGGGTCAGGAACACATCGGCAGTAGCTGCAGCTTCGCAGAGCAGGCACTGCGCCTGGGCTCGGCCCCGGAGGTGTTGCTGGTGCGCAAGCACATGAGAGAGCGGCTGGCGGCATTGGCGGCACAGGCCTTCCCGGAGCGGCCACACGAGAATGCACAGCTGGAACTGGTCCTTGAGGTGGACGGGCTGCGGCGATCCGTGCTCAATCTGGGCGCACTGCTCACCACGAGCGCCACTGCACACGAGACGGTGGCCACCGGAGAGGGCCTGCGCCAGGCGCTAGTGGGCCAGCCTGCCTCGCTCACTGTCACTACCAAAGACAAGGACGGGCGGTTGGTGCGCACAGGCAGCGCTGAGCTGCGCGCAGAGATCACCGGTCCGGACGGCACGCGCCTTCCGGTGCCAGTGGTGGACCACAAGAATGGCACATATGAGCTAGTGTACACAGCGCGCACGGAAGGCGAGCTGCTCCTCTCAGTGCTGCTCTACGGGCAGCCAGTGCGCGGCAGCCCCTTCCGCGTGCGTGCCCTGCGTCCTGGGGACCTGCCACCTTCCCCCGACGATGTGAAGCGCCGTGTCAAGTCCCCTGGCGGCCCCGGCAGCCATGTGCGCCAGAAGGCAGTGCGTAGGCCCAGTTCCATGTACAGCACAGGCGGCAAACGAAAGGACAACCCAATTGAGGATGAGCTCGTCTTCCGTGTTG GCAGTCGTGGAAGGGAGAAAGGTGAATTCACCAATTTACAAGGTGTGTCCGCAGCCAGCAGCGGCCGCATCGTGGTAGCAGACAGCAACAACCAGTGTATTCAG GTTTTCTCCAATGAGGGCCAGTTCAAGTTCCGTTTTGGGGTCCGAGGACGCTCACCTGGGCAGCTGCAGCGCCCAACAGGTGTGGCAGTGGACACCAATGGAGACATTATTGTGGCAGACTATGACAACCGTTGGGTCAGCATCTTCTCCCCTGAGGGCAAGTTCAAG ACCAAGATTGGAGCTGGCCGCCTCATGGGCCCCAAGGGAGTGGCCGTAGACCGGAATGGACATATCATTGTGGTCGACAACAAGTCTTGCTGCGTCTTTACCTTCCAGCCCAATGGCAAACTGGTTGGCCGTTTTGGGGGCCGTGGGGCCACTGACCGCCACTTTGCAG GGCCCCATTTTGTGGCTGTGAACAACAAGAATGAGATTGTAGTAACGGACTTCCATAACCATTCAGTGAAG GTGTACAGTGCCGATGGAGAGTTCCTCTTCAAGTTTGGCTCCCATGGCGAAGGCAATGGGCAGTTCAACGCCCCCACAGGAGTAGCTGTGGACTCCAATGGAAACATCATTGTGGCTGACTGGGGCAACAGCCGCATCCAG GTATTCGACAGCTCTGGCTCCTTCCTGTCCTATATCAACACATCTGCAGAACCACTGTATGGTCCACAGGGCCTGGCACTGACCTCGGATGGCCACGTGGTGGTGGCTGATGCTGGCAACCACTGCTTTAAAGCCTATCGCTACCTCCAGTAG
- the TRIM3 gene encoding tripartite motif-containing protein 3 isoform X3 has product MGPTTRRTPTPSVQWLAALSPAPTMKTMEFYCEACETAMCGECRAGEHREHGTVLLRDVVEQHKAALQRQLEAVRGRLPQLSAAIALVGGISQQLQERKAEALAQIGAAFEDLEQALQQRKQALVRDLETICGAKQKVLQTQLDTLRQGQEHIGSSCSFAEQALRLGSAPEVLLVRKHMRERLAALAAQAFPERPHENAQLELVLEVDGLRRSVLNLGALLTTSATAHETVATGEGLRQALVGQPASLTVTTKDKDGRLVRTGSAELRAEITGPDGTRLPVPVVDHKNGTYELVYTARTEGELLLSVLLYGQPVRGSPFRVRALRPGDLPPSPDDVKRRVKSPGGPGSHVRQKAVRRPSSMYSTGGKRKDNPIEDELVFRVGSRGREKGEFTNLQGVSAASSGRIVVADSNNQCIQVFSNEGQFKFRFGVRGRSPGQLQRPTGVAVDTNGDIIVADYDNRWVSIFSPEGKFKTKIGAGRLMGPKGVAVDRNGHIIVVDNKSCCVFTFQPNGKLVGRFGGRGATDRHFAGPHFVAVNNKNEIVVTDFHNHSVKVYSADGEFLFKFGSHGEGNGQFNAPTGVAVDSNGNIIVADWGNSRIQVFDSSGSFLSYINTSAEPLYGPQGLALTSDGHVVVADAGNHCFKAYRYLQ; this is encoded by the exons ATGGGGCCCACGACCCGGAGGACCCCCACCCCCTCAGTGCAGTGGCTGGCCGCCCTCTCTCCTGCCCCAACCATGAAG ACGATGGAGTTTTACTGTGAGGCCTGTGAGACGGCCATGTGTGGTGAGTGCCGTGCTGGGGAGCATCGTGAGCATGGCACAGTGCTGCTGAGGGATGTGGTGGAGCAGCACAAGGCAGCCCTGCAGCGCCAGCTTGAGGCTGTGCGTGGCCG ATTGCCACAGCTGTCTGCAGCAATTGCCTTAGTTGGGGGCATCAGCCAGCAGCTGCAGGAGCGCAAGGCAGAGGCCCTGGCCCAGATCGGTGCAGCCTTCGAAGACCTCGAGCAAGCACTGCAGCAGCGCAAGCAGGCTCTGGTCAGAGATCTGGAGACCATTTGTGGGGCCAAACAGAAG GTGTTGCAAACCCAGCTGGACACTCTGCGCCAGGGTCAGGAACACATCGGCAGTAGCTGCAGCTTCGCAGAGCAGGCACTGCGCCTGGGCTCGGCCCCGGAGGTGTTGCTGGTGCGCAAGCACATGAGAGAGCGGCTGGCGGCATTGGCGGCACAGGCCTTCCCGGAGCGGCCACACGAGAATGCACAGCTGGAACTGGTCCTTGAGGTGGACGGGCTGCGGCGATCCGTGCTCAATCTGGGCGCACTGCTCACCACGAGCGCCACTGCACACGAGACGGTGGCCACCGGAGAGGGCCTGCGCCAGGCGCTAGTGGGCCAGCCTGCCTCGCTCACTGTCACTACCAAAGACAAGGACGGGCGGTTGGTGCGCACAGGCAGCGCTGAGCTGCGCGCAGAGATCACCGGTCCGGACGGCACGCGCCTTCCGGTGCCAGTGGTGGACCACAAGAATGGCACATATGAGCTAGTGTACACAGCGCGCACGGAAGGCGAGCTGCTCCTCTCAGTGCTGCTCTACGGGCAGCCAGTGCGCGGCAGCCCCTTCCGCGTGCGTGCCCTGCGTCCTGGGGACCTGCCACCTTCCCCCGACGATGTGAAGCGCCGTGTCAAGTCCCCTGGCGGCCCCGGCAGCCATGTGCGCCAGAAGGCAGTGCGTAGGCCCAGTTCCATGTACAGCACAGGCGGCAAACGAAAGGACAACCCAATTGAGGATGAGCTCGTCTTCCGTGTTG GCAGTCGTGGAAGGGAGAAAGGTGAATTCACCAATTTACAAGGTGTGTCCGCAGCCAGCAGCGGCCGCATCGTGGTAGCAGACAGCAACAACCAGTGTATTCAG GTTTTCTCCAATGAGGGCCAGTTCAAGTTCCGTTTTGGGGTCCGAGGACGCTCACCTGGGCAGCTGCAGCGCCCAACAGGTGTGGCAGTGGACACCAATGGAGACATTATTGTGGCAGACTATGACAACCGTTGGGTCAGCATCTTCTCCCCTGAGGGCAAGTTCAAG ACCAAGATTGGAGCTGGCCGCCTCATGGGCCCCAAGGGAGTGGCCGTAGACCGGAATGGACATATCATTGTGGTCGACAACAAGTCTTGCTGCGTCTTTACCTTCCAGCCCAATGGCAAACTGGTTGGCCGTTTTGGGGGCCGTGGGGCCACTGACCGCCACTTTGCAG GGCCCCATTTTGTGGCTGTGAACAACAAGAATGAGATTGTAGTAACGGACTTCCATAACCATTCAGTGAAG GTGTACAGTGCCGATGGAGAGTTCCTCTTCAAGTTTGGCTCCCATGGCGAAGGCAATGGGCAGTTCAACGCCCCCACAGGAGTAGCTGTGGACTCCAATGGAAACATCATTGTGGCTGACTGGGGCAACAGCCGCATCCAG GTATTCGACAGCTCTGGCTCCTTCCTGTCCTATATCAACACATCTGCAGAACCACTGTATGGTCCACAGGGCCTGGCACTGACCTCGGATGGCCACGTGGTGGTGGCTGATGCTGGCAACCACTGCTTTAAAGCCTATCGCTACCTCCAGTAG
- the TRIM3 gene encoding tripartite motif-containing protein 3 isoform X2 produces the protein MEAMQQASDGAHDPEDPHPLSAVAGRPLSCPNHEGKTMEFYCEACETAMCGECRAGEHREHGTVLLRDVVEQHKAALQRQLEAVRGRLPQLSAAIALVGGISQQLQERKAEALAQIGAAFEDLEQALQQRKQALVRDLETICGAKQKVLQTQLDTLRQGQEHIGSSCSFAEQALRLGSAPEVLLVRKHMRERLAALAAQAFPERPHENAQLELVLEVDGLRRSVLNLGALLTTSATAHETVATGEGLRQALVGQPASLTVTTKDKDGRLVRTGSAELRAEITGPDGTRLPVPVVDHKNGTYELVYTARTEGELLLSVLLYGQPVRGSPFRVRALRPGDLPPSPDDVKRRVKSPGGPGSHVRQKAVRRPSSMYSTGGKRKDNPIEDELVFRVGSRGREKGEFTNLQGVSAASSGRIVVADSNNQCIQVFSNEGQFKFRFGVRGRSPGQLQRPTGVAVDTNGDIIVADYDNRWVSIFSPEGKFKTKIGAGRLMGPKGVAVDRNGHIIVVDNKSCCVFTFQPNGKLVGRFGGRGATDRHFAGPHFVAVNNKNEIVVTDFHNHSVKVYSADGEFLFKFGSHGEGNGQFNAPTGVAVDSNGNIIVADWGNSRIQVFDSSGSFLSYINTSAEPLYGPQGLALTSDGHVVVADAGNHCFKAYRYLQ, from the exons ATGGAGGCAATGCAGCAGGCATCTGATGGGGCCCACGACCCGGAGGACCCCCACCCCCTCAGTGCAGTGGCTGGCCGCCCTCTCTCCTGCCCCAACCATGAAGGCAAG ACGATGGAGTTTTACTGTGAGGCCTGTGAGACGGCCATGTGTGGTGAGTGCCGTGCTGGGGAGCATCGTGAGCATGGCACAGTGCTGCTGAGGGATGTGGTGGAGCAGCACAAGGCAGCCCTGCAGCGCCAGCTTGAGGCTGTGCGTGGCCG ATTGCCACAGCTGTCTGCAGCAATTGCCTTAGTTGGGGGCATCAGCCAGCAGCTGCAGGAGCGCAAGGCAGAGGCCCTGGCCCAGATCGGTGCAGCCTTCGAAGACCTCGAGCAAGCACTGCAGCAGCGCAAGCAGGCTCTGGTCAGAGATCTGGAGACCATTTGTGGGGCCAAACAGAAG GTGTTGCAAACCCAGCTGGACACTCTGCGCCAGGGTCAGGAACACATCGGCAGTAGCTGCAGCTTCGCAGAGCAGGCACTGCGCCTGGGCTCGGCCCCGGAGGTGTTGCTGGTGCGCAAGCACATGAGAGAGCGGCTGGCGGCATTGGCGGCACAGGCCTTCCCGGAGCGGCCACACGAGAATGCACAGCTGGAACTGGTCCTTGAGGTGGACGGGCTGCGGCGATCCGTGCTCAATCTGGGCGCACTGCTCACCACGAGCGCCACTGCACACGAGACGGTGGCCACCGGAGAGGGCCTGCGCCAGGCGCTAGTGGGCCAGCCTGCCTCGCTCACTGTCACTACCAAAGACAAGGACGGGCGGTTGGTGCGCACAGGCAGCGCTGAGCTGCGCGCAGAGATCACCGGTCCGGACGGCACGCGCCTTCCGGTGCCAGTGGTGGACCACAAGAATGGCACATATGAGCTAGTGTACACAGCGCGCACGGAAGGCGAGCTGCTCCTCTCAGTGCTGCTCTACGGGCAGCCAGTGCGCGGCAGCCCCTTCCGCGTGCGTGCCCTGCGTCCTGGGGACCTGCCACCTTCCCCCGACGATGTGAAGCGCCGTGTCAAGTCCCCTGGCGGCCCCGGCAGCCATGTGCGCCAGAAGGCAGTGCGTAGGCCCAGTTCCATGTACAGCACAGGCGGCAAACGAAAGGACAACCCAATTGAGGATGAGCTCGTCTTCCGTGTTG GCAGTCGTGGAAGGGAGAAAGGTGAATTCACCAATTTACAAGGTGTGTCCGCAGCCAGCAGCGGCCGCATCGTGGTAGCAGACAGCAACAACCAGTGTATTCAG GTTTTCTCCAATGAGGGCCAGTTCAAGTTCCGTTTTGGGGTCCGAGGACGCTCACCTGGGCAGCTGCAGCGCCCAACAGGTGTGGCAGTGGACACCAATGGAGACATTATTGTGGCAGACTATGACAACCGTTGGGTCAGCATCTTCTCCCCTGAGGGCAAGTTCAAG ACCAAGATTGGAGCTGGCCGCCTCATGGGCCCCAAGGGAGTGGCCGTAGACCGGAATGGACATATCATTGTGGTCGACAACAAGTCTTGCTGCGTCTTTACCTTCCAGCCCAATGGCAAACTGGTTGGCCGTTTTGGGGGCCGTGGGGCCACTGACCGCCACTTTGCAG GGCCCCATTTTGTGGCTGTGAACAACAAGAATGAGATTGTAGTAACGGACTTCCATAACCATTCAGTGAAG GTGTACAGTGCCGATGGAGAGTTCCTCTTCAAGTTTGGCTCCCATGGCGAAGGCAATGGGCAGTTCAACGCCCCCACAGGAGTAGCTGTGGACTCCAATGGAAACATCATTGTGGCTGACTGGGGCAACAGCCGCATCCAG GTATTCGACAGCTCTGGCTCCTTCCTGTCCTATATCAACACATCTGCAGAACCACTGTATGGTCCACAGGGCCTGGCACTGACCTCGGATGGCCACGTGGTGGTGGCTGATGCTGGCAACCACTGCTTTAAAGCCTATCGCTACCTCCAGTAG